One Pseudochaenichthys georgianus chromosome 7, fPseGeo1.2, whole genome shotgun sequence DNA segment encodes these proteins:
- the LOC117448898 gene encoding zinc finger protein castor homolog 1-like has protein sequence MPLSQRADGSGMMGTHPGMNSSFSSGLMDETDDYMDYMGGGGSPLGLSSESSNQDRSGTSTPAGNDSSPAGQGWPSTTSAPTTPADTRATHYAPPSSPPYPLPPHSSAPPPGFQSQAPSLSPALLRPPLSSLPYLLSPSCLSYSLLSASLGATRSVVMPTNTPAFSPIIATPSPVKNDVPIVQDAAGNTISIPTAAGAKKRFWIIEDMSPYGKRRKTASSRKMLDEGMMLEGFRRYDLYENCKDPGCQFSLKVTHYHCTRENCGYKFCGRTHMYKHAQHHDRVDNLVLDDFKRFKSALSCNFPDCQFSGNSTHFHCLRCGFRCTDSTKVTAHRKHHGKQDVITAAGFCQFSSSVDCEVPDCKYKLKCSHFHCTFPECKHTVVGMSQMDSHKRKHEKQERGDLPSVSPKQEVLHHLGGSLSAPSHLP, from the exons ATGCCACTCAGTCAGAGGGCAGATGGATCCGGCATGATGGGAACTCATCCTGGTATGAACTCCAGCTTCTCCTCCGGCCTCATGGATGAGACTGATGATTACATGGActacatggggggggggggcagcccaCTCGGCCTCTCCTCAGAGTCCTCCAACCAGGACCGGAGCGGTACCAGCACACCTGCAGGCAACGACAGCTCTCCAGCAG GACAAGGCTGGCCCTCCACCACTTCTGCTCCAACCACCCCTGCTGACACTAGAGCTACCCACTACGCACCACCTTCCTCCCCCCCTTATCCTCTTCCGCCTCACTCCTCTGCCCCTCCGCCTGGCTTCCAGTCCCAGGCCCCGTCCCTCTCCCCCGCTCTCCTCCgacctcctctctcctcactcCCATACCTCCTCTCTCCATCCTGTCTGTCATACTCTCTGCTCAGCGCCTCTCTGGGAGCCACTCGGAGTGTTGTCATGCCAACCAACACACCAGCTTTCAGCCCCATCATTGCCACTCCGTCTCCGGTTAAAAATGACGTCCCTATAGTGCAAGATGCTGCAG GCAACACCATCTCCATTCCTACGGCCGCCGGTGCAAAGAAGCGCTTCTGGATCATCGAGGACATGTCTCCATACGGCAAGCGCCGCAAGACCGCCTCCTCCCGTAAGATGCTGGATGAGGGGATGATGCTGGAGGGCTTCAGGCGCTACGACCTCTACGAGAACTGCAAGGACCCGGGCTGCCAGTTCTCCCTGAAGGTGACGCACTACCACTGCACCCGCGAGAACTGTGGCTACAAGTTCTGCGGACGCACCCACATGTACAAGCACGCGCAGCACCACGACCGCGTGGACAACCTGGTGCTGGACGACTTCAAGCGCTTCAAGTCCGCGCTCAGCTGCAACTTCCCTGACTGCCAGTTTTCCGGCAACAGCACCCACTTCCACTGCCTGCGCTGCGGCTTCCGCTGCACCGACAGCACCAAGGTGACGGCTCACCGCAAGCACCACGGCAAGCAGGATGTGATCACCGCCGCGGGCTTCTGCCAGTTCAGCTCCAGCGTGGACTGCGAGGTTCCCGACTGCAAATATAAGCTCAAGTGCTCGCACTTCCACTGCACCTTCCCTGAGTGTAAGCACACGGTGGTGGGCATGTCCCAGATGGACTCCCACAAGAGGAAGCACGAGAAGCAGGAGCGCGGAGACCTGCCCTCTGTGTCCCCCAAACAGGAAGTGCTGCACCACCTGGGAGGAAGTCTGTCGGCCCCCTCCCACCTCCCATGA